A region from the Sorex araneus isolate mSorAra2 chromosome 6, mSorAra2.pri, whole genome shotgun sequence genome encodes:
- the TACR3 gene encoding neuromedin-K receptor, giving the protein MAAPAEGSGANWTADAGPSGSLGAALALALPPDAAWLQLLAPAGGNASGPAPPAPPATPAAPAPARAAAPHPFVQPSWRIALWSLAYGAVVAAAVLGNLVVVWIILAHKRMRTVTNCFLVNLALADAATAAFNALVNFIYALHGEWYFGAGYCRFQNFFPITAVFASIYSMTAIAVDRYMAIIDPLKPRLSATATKLVIGSIWALAFLLALPQYLYSRTKVLPSRTLCYVQWPEGPRQHFIYHMTVIVLVYFLPLLIMGVTYTIVGLTLWGGEIPGNTCDRYHEQLKAKRKVVKMMVLVVVTFAVCWLPYHTYFILTAVYQQLSRWKYIQQVYLGSFWLAMSSTMYNPIIYCCLNKRFRAGFKRAFRWCPFVRLSSYDEMELRPTRFRPTQHSSLCTVTRLESVTASDPGQPSGKRPAAGPAGPLPPLAS; this is encoded by the exons ATGGCCGCGCCGGCCGAGGGCTCCGGCGCCAACTGGACGGCGGACGCCGGCCCGTCGGGGTCCCTGGGCGCGGCGCTGGCGCTGGCGCTGCCCCCCGACGCCGCGTGGCTGCAGCTGCTGGCGCCCGCGGGCGGCAACGCgtcgggccccgcgccccccgcgccgcccgcgacccccgcggcccccgcgcccgcgcgcgccgccgcgCCGCACCCCTTCGTGCAGCCGTCGTGGCGCATCGCGCTCTGGTCGCTGGCCTACGGCGCCGTGGTGGCGGCCGCCGTGCTGGGCAACCTGGTGGTGGTGTGGATCATCCTGGCGCACAAGCGCATGCGGACCGTCACCAACTGCTTCCTCGTCAACCTGGCGCTGGCCGACGCCGCCACGGCCGCCTTCAACGCGCTGGTGAACTTCATCTACGCGCTGCACGGGGAGTGGTACTTCGGCGCCGGCTACTGCCGCTTCCAGAACTTCTTCCCCATCACCGCCGTGTTCGCCAGCATCTACTCCATGACGGCCATCGCCGTGGACAG GTACATGGCCATCATCGACCCCCTGAAGCCCAGGCTGTCGGCCACGGCCACCAAGCTGGTCATCGGGAGCATCTGGGCGCTGGCCTTCCTGCTCGCCCTCCCGCAGTACCTGTACTCCAGGACCAAGGTCCTGCCCAGCCGCACGCTCTGCTACGTGCAGTGGCCAGAAGGCCCCAGGCAGCACTTCAT CTACCACATGACGGTCATCGTGCTGGTGTACTTCCTGCCCCTGCTCATCATGGGGGTCACCTACACCATCGTGGGGCTCACCCTGTGGGGCGGCGAGATCCCGGGGAACACCTGCGACAGGTACCACGAGCAGCTCAAGGCCAAGAGGAAG GTGGTGAAGATGATGGTTCTGGTGGTGGTGACCTTCGCCGTGTGCTGGCTGCCCTACCACACCTACTTCATCCTCACGGCCGTGTACCAGCAGCTCAGCAGGTGGAAGTACATCCAGCAGGTCTACCTGGGCAGCTTCTGGCTGGCCATGAGCTCCACCATGTACAACCCCATCATCTACTGCTGCCTGAACAAGAG GTTCCGAGCGGGCTTCAAGCGGGCCTTCCGCTGGTGCCCCTTCGTCCGCCTGTCCAGCTACGACGAGATGGAGCTCAGGCCCACCCGGTTCCGCCCCACGCAGCACAGCAGCCTGTGCACGGTGACCCGGCTGGAGTCTGTGACGGCGAGTGACCCTGGCCAGCCCAGCGGGAAGAGGCCAGCAGCTGGCCCCGCAGGGCCTCTGCCCCCCCTGGCTTCCTGa